The Coffea arabica cultivar ET-39 chromosome 9e, Coffea Arabica ET-39 HiFi, whole genome shotgun sequence genome has a window encoding:
- the LOC113710590 gene encoding uncharacterized protein, whose amino-acid sequence MSRICVKNLPKYVGEDRLREFFSQKGEVTDAKLMRTKDGKSRQFGFLGFRTEQEAEEAIKFFHRSFMDTCRITCEIARKVGDPNIPRPWSRHSLKKQEKSSEEGKEVPGSNSSKIANSKEKKKKEKNKKDDGNDDPQLQEFLDVMQPRSKSKLWANDTLIATSTDQRKMIGDKQSEVRKGDQKSKLNESDEEENRSSETLDADKPQNPVHDDVISDMDYFRSRVKKEWSDSEGEDGENEDSYEEGDIENGNSDSRRQTKDEMDIEDEDEDEEDVQQENDKDGDGEEPVDELIETEGPSSTVEDPKEVLESGRLFVRNLPYTTTEEELEEHFGKFGNVLQVHIVVDKDTKRSKGIAYVLYALPESASRALEELDSSIFQGRLLHVMVAKQNEKQKTNVLTQQSAKTFKQQKVEERKTSEASGNTRSWNSLFMRPDTVVENIARKFGVSKSDLLDKEADDLAVRIALGETQVIAETKKALANAGVNVASLEDFASGKTDGIKRSNHVILVKNLPYGSSEGELANMFGKYGSLDKIILPPSKTLALVVFLEAAEARAAFRGLAYKRYKDAPLYLEWAPANILSQNASSSDGSDDNVVGEHDVKKVLLEQQRGITDADVDPDRVESRSLYVKNLNFKTSDESLKKHFIRHLKEGRVQSVRVKKHVKNGKNVSMGFGFIEFDSMDTAMNVCRDLQGTVLDGHALILQLCHAKKDEQVPKIGENDRSSTKLIVRNVAFEATEKDLKQLFSPFGQIKHLRLPMRFGKHRGFAFVEYVTKQETKNALQALSNTHLYGRHLVLERAKEGESLEELRARTAAQYTDGQSSTKLSKKRKHMAVLDEGSLRFERIAD is encoded by the exons TCGAACGGAGCAAGAAGCAGAGGAAGCTATCAAGTTTTTCCATAGGTCTTTCATGGATACTTGTAGAATTACTTGCGAG ATTGCCAGGAAAGTTGGCGATCCAAATATTCCACGTCCTTGGAGTAGGCACTCattgaagaaacaagagaaatcATCAGAGGAGGGAAAGGAAGTGCCTGGCTCAAATAGTTCAAAGATTGCAAACtcaaaagagaagaagaaaaaggaaaagaataagaAGGATGATGGCAATGACGATCCTCAGCTTCAGGAATTCCTTGACGTCATGCAGCCACGAAGTAAGTCAAAGTTGTGGGCTAATGATACCCTAATTGCTACCTCAACAGATCAAAGAAAAATGATTGGAGATAAGCAAAGTGAAGTGAGAAAAGGTGACCAGAAATCAAAGTTAAATGAAAGTGATGAAGAGGAAAATAGGTCATCTGAGACTCTAGATGCAGATAAACCACAAAATCCAGTTCACGATGATGTTATATCTGATATGGATTATTTCAGAAGTCGAGTAAAGAAAGAGTGGTCAGATTCAGAAGGTGAAGATGGAGAAAATGAGGATAGTTATGAGGAAGGAGATATCGAAAATGGTAACAGTGATTCTCGGAGGCAAACCAAAGATGAAATGGatattgaagatgaagatgaagatgaagaagatgtcCAACAAGAAAATGACAAAGATGGAGATGGTGAAGAACCTGTTGATGAACTGATTGAGACTGAAGGACCATCATCAACTGTGGAAGATCCAAAAGAAGTTCTGGAGAGTGGCCGTCTATTTGTCCGTAATTTGCCATATACTACCAC AGAAGAGGAACTTGAAGAGCactttggaaaatttggaaatgTCTTGCAAGTCCATATTGTTGTGGATAAAGATACGAAACGGTCCAAGGGGATTGCTTATGTTCTATATGCGCTTCCAGAATCTGCTTCTAG GGCACTAGAAGAACTGGATAGTTCCATTTTCCAAGGAAGATTACTGCATGTTATGGTGGCAAAACAAAACGAGAAACAAAA GACCAATGTGTTGACTCAACAGTCTGCAAAAACCTTTAAGCAACAGAAGGTGGAGGAGAGGAAGACATCTGAGGCTAGTGGAAATACACGATCATGGAATAGCTTGTTCATGCGCCCTGATACA GTTGTGGAAAATATTGCTCGAAAATTTGGCGTAAGTAAGAGCGACCTTTTAGATAAGGAAGCTGATGACTTGGCTGTTCGTATTGCTCTTGGAGAAACTCAAGTGATTGCGGAGACAAAAAAGGCTTTGGCAAATGCTGGGGTCAATGTTGCTTCCTTGGAGGATTTTGCTTCTGGAAAAACTGATGGTATAAAAAGAAGCAACCATGTTATTTTAGTGAAGAACTTGCCTTATGGATCATCTGAAGGTGAACTAGCTAACATGTTTGGGAAATATGGGAGCCTGGACAAAATAATTTTACCTCCGTCAAAAACCTTGGCTTTG GTTGTCTTCCTTGAAGCGGCTGAAGCACGTGCAGCTTTCAGGGGTTTAGCTTACAAGCGTTACAA AGATGCTCCACTGTACTTGGAATGGGCACCTGCAAACATCCTTAGTCAAAATGCATCATCTTCAGATGGTTCAGATGATAATGTTGTTGGTGAGCATGATGTAAAGAAAGTTTTGTTAGAGCAACAAAGAGGAATTACGGATGCTGACGTTGATCCTGACAGGGTTGAG TCGAGATCTTTGTACGTGAAGAACCTGAACTTCAAAACATCTGATGAGAGCTTGAAAAAGCATTTCATCAGACACCTGAAGGAAGGAAGAGTACAGAGTGTCCGG GTGAAGAAACATGTAAAGAATGGGAAAAATGTTTCTATGGGTTTTGGTTTTATAGAGTTTGATTCCATGGATACAGCAATGAATGTTTGCAGAGATTTACAG GGAACTGTTTTAGATGGGCACGCACTTATTTTGCAACTTTGTCATGCTAAGAAGGACGAACAAGTGCCTAAAATAGGGGAGAATGATAGGAGTTCGACAAAATTAATAGTGAGAAATGTAGCTTTTGAGGCGACGGAGAAAGATCTTAAACAATTATTCAGTCCATTTGGCCAG ATAAAGCATTTGAGGTTGCCAATGAGGTTCGGGAAGCACAGAGGTTTTGCCTTTGTGGAATATGTGACAAAGCAAGAGACAAAGAATGCTCTTCAAGCTCTTTCTAACACCCATCTGTATGGTCGCCATCTG GTTTTGGAGAGAGCAAAAGAAGGTGAGAGCTTAGAGGAACTGCGGGCTCGTACAGCTGCTCAGTACACTGATGGGCAAAGTTCTACTAAATTATCCAAGAAAAGGAAGCACATGGCTGTCTTGGATGAAGGCAGTCTTAGGTTTGAGAGAATTGCAGATTAG